The following proteins come from a genomic window of Fibrobacter sp. UWP2:
- a CDS encoding GIY-YIG nuclease family protein, which translates to MGENKMMHGFFFEPKELRPVDNEKSPKLNEIENRPGYYKWWANKKDFRMILSKLGADFDTIIRENVVECFDEFYCVYVGIAVKESVRSRINWHVNDKHDKKRVEKGYLSTLRQTISSIVANNQLAKKETNDFIDRLKVEVFYSNYEINSIEAKTEIEKIEKDLIQAKLRVLNIRDNEHPSAQSMKKTLQKLRKESKAKALE; encoded by the coding sequence ATGGGGGAAAATAAAATGATGCATGGATTTTTTTTTGAACCTAAGGAACTTCGCCCCGTCGATAACGAAAAATCCCCAAAATTGAATGAAATAGAGAACCGCCCCGGTTACTACAAATGGTGGGCGAATAAAAAAGATTTCAGGATGATTCTTTCGAAGCTGGGAGCTGATTTTGATACAATTATTCGCGAAAATGTCGTTGAATGTTTTGATGAATTTTATTGTGTTTATGTGGGAATTGCCGTAAAGGAGTCCGTGCGGTCAAGAATTAATTGGCATGTGAATGACAAGCACGATAAAAAGAGAGTCGAGAAAGGTTACCTTTCAACTTTACGTCAAACAATTTCGAGTATTGTTGCAAATAATCAACTGGCCAAAAAAGAAACGAACGATTTTATAGATCGCCTAAAAGTAGAAGTATTCTATAGCAATTATGAAATCAATTCCATCGAAGCCAAGACGGAAATTGAAAAAATCGAAAAGGACCTCATTCAAGCCAAATTACGAGTCCTGAATATCCGCGACAACGAACATCCGTCGGCACAAAGCATGAAAAAAACGTTGCAAAAGCTTCGTAAAGAAAGCAAGGCCAAAGCTTTGGAGTGA
- a CDS encoding ATP-binding protein, with product MFKRQVYLDKLVHSIGNGFIKVITGIRRSGKSFLLNTLFYDYLKYNVTDAEHIIRFAFDSAEDLERIGENPIELQLKKKQVDPAKFMDYLKTHTKEGERYFLLLDEIQELGAFESVLNSYLRKPEFEIFVTGSNAKFLSKDLITEFAGRSDQIHLLPLSFSEFMENFSGDKYQGFAEYLLYGGLPLVAQESNAEKKRHILSSLFDEVYIRDVVKRNKIRNENDLRDLIDVLSSSVGSLSSAEKITNTFHSEKKSKITRNTVAKFIDYLEDAFMISSASRYDIKGKRYIGAPKKFYFADLGLRNARLNFRQFEETHLMENAIYNELLYRGFNVDVGVVELAQKNENGSVSRKNLEIDFVCNLGSQRYYIQSAFSMPDNEKRAQEIRPFKTVRDSFKKIVVTKDFVPAFYDENGILTMNVIDFLMEPNSLISLGLDAKRSISSKIYAPKSVIVL from the coding sequence ATGTTCAAAAGACAGGTCTATCTGGACAAATTGGTCCATTCCATCGGGAATGGTTTTATCAAGGTGATTACCGGAATTCGGCGTTCCGGCAAGTCCTTTCTGTTGAACACCCTCTTTTACGATTACTTGAAATACAATGTAACGGATGCAGAACATATAATCCGGTTTGCTTTCGATTCCGCCGAAGACCTTGAACGAATCGGCGAAAATCCGATTGAACTACAGTTGAAGAAAAAGCAGGTGGATCCGGCAAAATTTATGGACTATCTGAAAACGCATACCAAGGAAGGTGAACGGTATTTCTTGTTGTTGGACGAAATCCAGGAGCTGGGTGCGTTTGAGTCGGTCTTGAATTCGTATCTTCGGAAACCGGAATTTGAAATTTTTGTAACGGGGAGCAATGCGAAGTTTCTGTCGAAGGACTTGATTACAGAATTTGCGGGGAGAAGCGACCAGATTCATTTGTTGCCGCTTTCTTTTAGCGAGTTCATGGAAAATTTTTCTGGGGACAAGTACCAGGGCTTTGCGGAGTATCTGCTTTATGGTGGTCTGCCACTTGTGGCACAGGAAAGTAATGCCGAAAAGAAACGTCATATCCTGTCGAGTCTTTTTGATGAAGTCTATATTCGCGATGTCGTCAAGCGGAACAAAATCAGGAACGAAAATGATTTAAGGGACTTGATTGATGTCTTGTCTTCGTCAGTGGGTTCACTGTCGAGTGCAGAAAAGATAACGAACACCTTCCATAGTGAAAAGAAGTCCAAGATAACCCGCAATACCGTAGCGAAATTTATCGATTATCTGGAAGATGCTTTCATGATAAGTTCGGCTTCGCGCTATGACATCAAGGGCAAACGATATATCGGTGCTCCGAAGAAGTTCTATTTTGCAGACTTGGGACTCCGAAATGCGAGACTCAATTTTAGGCAGTTCGAGGAAACGCACCTGATGGAAAACGCCATATACAATGAACTGCTATATCGCGGTTTTAACGTGGATGTTGGCGTGGTGGAGCTAGCGCAAAAGAACGAGAACGGGTCTGTTTCCCGCAAGAACCTTGAAATAGATTTTGTCTGTAATCTTGGGTCGCAGCGTTACTACATTCAGTCGGCATTTTCAATGCCGGATAATGAAAAAAGGGCCCAGGAAATTAGGCCGTTCAAGACGGTTCGGGATTCGTTCAAGAAAATTGTCGTCACAAAGGATTTTGTGCCGGCTTTCTATGACGAAAATGGAATTTTAACCATGAACGTCATTGATTTCTTGATGGAACCGAATAGTTTGATTTCCTTGGGCTTAGATGCCAAAAGGAGCATAAGTTCCAAAATCTACGCCCCAAAATCCGTGATCGTGCTGTAG
- a CDS encoding histidine phosphatase family protein, producing MGKDFFESLANDERVFLLIRHGERNHITPNDPDYGAHVGLTERGREQAFSLGRSIPDGDMVFFSSPVGRCMETARCIGEGHGLREVHVEPLGCLGDFFVQDQGEFEKVLRAGFYEGICAWLENETSQGARGTREAFYPLASRSREMLSTMLSKGVARFNIFATHDAWVVPCLTHFCNMRFTPRRWMNYLTGMAVVTGPEGCAPRRIVPVTGLETGWLEF from the coding sequence TTGGGAAAAGATTTTTTTGAGTCGCTGGCGAATGACGAGCGCGTGTTCCTCCTGATACGTCACGGAGAACGCAACCACATTACGCCTAACGACCCCGATTACGGCGCGCATGTGGGTCTTACGGAACGCGGTCGCGAGCAGGCTTTCTCGCTTGGCCGGAGCATCCCCGACGGCGACATGGTCTTTTTCTCGAGCCCGGTAGGACGCTGTATGGAAACGGCCCGTTGCATCGGGGAAGGGCACGGGCTTCGCGAGGTCCATGTGGAACCGCTCGGTTGCCTTGGCGATTTTTTCGTGCAGGACCAGGGCGAGTTCGAAAAGGTGCTGCGCGCCGGGTTTTACGAAGGCATTTGCGCATGGCTAGAAAACGAGACCTCGCAAGGGGCCCGCGGTACCCGCGAAGCGTTTTACCCACTGGCGAGCCGCTCCAGAGAGATGCTTTCGACGATGCTTTCGAAGGGTGTTGCACGCTTCAACATCTTCGCGACGCACGACGCCTGGGTGGTTCCGTGTCTCACACACTTCTGTAACATGCGTTTTACGCCCCGGCGCTGGATGAATTACCTCACCGGAATGGCCGTGGTGACTGGCCCGGAAGGCTGTGCGCCCCGCCGCATTGTTCCCGTGACTGGCCTTGAAACGGGCTGGCTGGAGTTCTAG
- a CDS encoding phosphatase PAP2 family protein: MLKRIAEFDNRVSVYWTNRRFSKGTEKLLKFYVRLGDGYIWAAFALFVFLKVGWDRFLPILWQALMALAVSLVLYEVVKLNTKRPRPFAANPQIKAEVPPLDKYSFPSGHTMNNLAVASAVFFCVPQYGWIMILLPLTWGLLRVYFGVHWLTDILCGFLLGILSFVLGHVIWITIF; this comes from the coding sequence ATGTTAAAACGCATAGCAGAATTTGACAATCGGGTGTCTGTCTACTGGACAAATCGCCGTTTTTCCAAGGGAACCGAGAAACTCCTCAAATTTTACGTGCGCCTTGGCGACGGCTACATCTGGGCGGCGTTCGCGCTGTTCGTCTTCTTGAAGGTCGGCTGGGACCGCTTTTTGCCGATCCTCTGGCAGGCGCTCATGGCGCTCGCGGTGAGCCTTGTGCTTTACGAGGTGGTTAAACTCAATACCAAACGCCCGCGCCCGTTCGCGGCGAACCCGCAAATCAAGGCGGAAGTTCCGCCGCTCGACAAGTACAGCTTCCCTTCGGGTCACACGATGAACAACCTGGCGGTTGCGAGTGCCGTTTTCTTTTGTGTTCCCCAATATGGCTGGATCATGATTCTTTTGCCGCTCACATGGGGGCTTTTGCGCGTGTACTTTGGCGTGCATTGGCTCACGGACATTTTGTGCGGGTTCTTGCTCGGCATATTGAGCTTTGTGCTTGGGCATGTCATTTGGATAACGATTTTTTAG
- a CDS encoding acetate/propionate family kinase → MRVLVLNCGSSSVKFAVIDTKTRESIASGLVENIGVDGHTKAKGPEGKIDFNFDCPTHAEAVDQVKKFLDTQKLTDTIEAIGHRVVHGGKYIKSEKVTQEVIDYIRSITLFAPLHEPAHATGMECAMKFFPGLPQVAVFDTAFHQTMPQKAFLYGIPYKFYEEDKIRRYGAHGTSHRFVTAEACKVLGTKPEETCLITAHLGNGSSCSAILNGKCVDTTMGFTPLEGLIMGTRSGSLDPAILFYISKKYGYDIDRLDKLVNKESGLLGLSGLSNDMRTLTQAASEGNKQAQIALDVFCYRLTREIGGIAMALPRIDAIVFTGGIGENSFYVRKQALDNLKLLGYQVDEERNLKSGKESNHLITKDGTPKAIVVATNEELLIALDTEALV, encoded by the coding sequence ATGCGCGTACTCGTTTTAAACTGCGGCAGCTCCTCCGTGAAGTTTGCCGTCATCGACACCAAGACCAGGGAATCCATTGCAAGCGGCCTCGTCGAGAACATCGGCGTTGACGGCCACACCAAGGCGAAGGGCCCCGAAGGCAAGATCGACTTCAACTTCGACTGCCCCACGCACGCCGAAGCCGTGGACCAGGTCAAAAAGTTCCTCGACACGCAAAAACTCACCGACACCATCGAAGCCATTGGCCACCGCGTAGTGCACGGCGGCAAGTACATCAAGAGCGAAAAGGTGACGCAAGAAGTCATCGACTACATCCGCAGCATCACGCTCTTTGCCCCTCTCCACGAGCCCGCCCACGCAACCGGCATGGAATGCGCCATGAAGTTCTTCCCGGGCCTCCCGCAGGTGGCCGTGTTCGACACCGCCTTCCACCAGACCATGCCGCAAAAGGCCTTCCTCTACGGCATCCCCTACAAGTTTTACGAAGAAGATAAGATCCGCCGTTACGGTGCCCACGGCACCAGCCATCGTTTTGTGACTGCTGAAGCCTGCAAGGTGCTTGGCACCAAGCCCGAAGAGACCTGCCTCATCACGGCCCACCTGGGCAACGGCAGCAGCTGTTCCGCCATTTTGAACGGCAAATGCGTCGACACCACCATGGGCTTCACCCCGCTCGAGGGTCTCATCATGGGCACCCGCTCCGGAAGCCTCGACCCCGCCATCCTCTTTTACATCAGCAAGAAGTACGGCTACGACATCGACCGCCTCGACAAGCTCGTGAACAAGGAATCGGGCCTCCTCGGCCTCTCTGGACTTTCCAACGACATGCGCACCCTGACGCAGGCGGCGAGCGAAGGCAACAAGCAGGCGCAAATCGCCCTCGACGTGTTCTGCTACCGCCTCACCCGCGAAATCGGCGGCATCGCCATGGCCCTTCCGCGCATCGACGCCATCGTCTTTACCGGCGGCATCGGCGAGAACAGCTTCTACGTGCGCAAGCAGGCGCTCGACAACCTCAAGCTCCTCGGTTACCAGGTCGACGAGGAAAGGAACCTCAAGAGCGGCAAGGAATCGAACCACCTCATCACGAAGGACGGCACGCCCAAAGCCATCGTCGTCGCGACCAACGAGGAACTCCTCATCGCCCTCGACACCGAAGCTCTGGTGTGA
- a CDS encoding Ig-like domain-containing protein, translating to MTVTKTLLTVAALGIVAGYTHAATAVVWSDEDEATFETAYSYVYEYGTKATVDTTNVNEVKVIDFSVPTTSTNSGAGYGIGWKQTCDENGENCKDSYISLSAYKGACVTYKALAPVRLDFKQSSISDGNFYGVTLPASTGFKSTFVAFDDLTQGWKSDVTVKWNVDRQTGVQFSYKSEMAKKSGIAENTVEVSSFILGDKCVTYPPALVGDAEGEAVLNEGDTLSIKLSSIFSDKDGDALVSVSFADPVATALVAKDLGLGETVKIVAVSNTDGETVVTLTADDGEHAAVTYELALTVIDNENAPVAVDDAYSMSEDDSLKVLASKGVLVNDYDADEDSYTATLVKEPLHGTLTFSEKGSFTYVPNPDFYGTDVFTYEITEVARTDDSYEPKTSEPATVTITVKNVEDPAKVVVTDSTIYVNDEAQKLGTVIEVKEDFDAFEVSIPTANIVFTDPDAISATGIEVKIKSNKGVVTVSEVGKIANDYIFDVTSVANANGTDTLFLFAAEGKDTVGVNIIIKVSAVDDPPLAVADSFKALQGAEFKTTAKNGVLANDKNPDNAKDTLKAVLVEKPKNGKLELKEDGSFTYTSDADFTGEDSFTYKAVNSKKVESEETTVTITVGENLVPKVLVAKVDTSTTEDATKSISFLKAIYTSWFKSQTDGTLTYSAKSNDGKMTVTVTTASITIKPVKDSCGKAVVTVYATDGDYTPAEMQIVVDIAPVNDKPVLLKTDTLYVKNIEKWSVSVDMSDYVSDIDDDSLTYTPNMTPALSKKVEAAIKGDSLTFSFVEKATYEEGETFAIGVKSADAAGTYVTVNFFIVLGKENAKDGIAPMIAQPKATWQNAVMQSHGSVALLDMQGRVMWQAKLPVSEADVRNASAQVQGRKILRVNNQTWTIK from the coding sequence ATGACAGTTACAAAAACTCTTTTGACGGTAGCGGCCCTCGGTATTGTGGCCGGCTACACCCACGCCGCCACCGCTGTGGTGTGGAGCGACGAAGACGAAGCCACTTTCGAAACGGCATATTCGTACGTTTATGAGTATGGCACCAAGGCCACCGTCGATACGACGAACGTGAACGAAGTCAAGGTGATTGACTTCTCTGTTCCCACGACAAGCACAAATTCGGGCGCGGGCTACGGCATCGGCTGGAAGCAGACCTGTGACGAAAATGGGGAAAATTGCAAGGATTCCTACATCTCGCTTTCTGCGTACAAAGGCGCTTGCGTTACCTATAAGGCTTTGGCGCCGGTCCGTCTGGATTTTAAGCAATCCTCCATTAGCGACGGCAACTTTTACGGTGTCACCTTGCCGGCTTCGACCGGATTCAAGTCAACTTTTGTGGCTTTCGATGACCTGACCCAGGGCTGGAAGTCCGATGTAACCGTTAAGTGGAATGTGGATAGGCAGACCGGTGTCCAGTTTAGCTACAAGAGCGAGATGGCCAAGAAGTCCGGCATCGCCGAAAACACTGTTGAAGTTTCAAGCTTCATTTTGGGCGACAAGTGCGTTACTTACCCGCCAGCCCTTGTTGGTGACGCCGAAGGTGAGGCCGTCTTGAACGAAGGCGACACCCTTTCCATCAAGCTCTCCAGTATCTTTAGCGACAAGGATGGCGACGCGCTGGTGTCTGTTTCTTTTGCGGATCCCGTTGCTACGGCTCTTGTTGCAAAGGACCTCGGTTTGGGCGAAACGGTAAAAATTGTGGCTGTCTCCAACACCGATGGCGAGACTGTGGTTACCCTGACTGCCGATGACGGCGAACACGCTGCTGTCACCTACGAACTCGCCCTTACCGTAATTGACAATGAAAATGCTCCGGTGGCTGTCGACGACGCCTACTCCATGTCTGAAGACGATTCTCTCAAGGTGCTCGCCAGCAAGGGCGTGCTTGTCAACGACTATGATGCTGACGAAGATAGCTACACTGCGACTTTGGTTAAGGAGCCGTTGCACGGTACTTTGACATTCAGCGAAAAGGGCTCCTTCACTTACGTCCCCAATCCCGATTTTTATGGTACAGATGTATTTACCTACGAGATTACCGAGGTTGCCCGTACAGATGACTCCTATGAACCCAAGACCAGTGAACCTGCCACGGTGACTATTACGGTGAAGAACGTGGAAGACCCGGCCAAGGTTGTGGTCACTGACTCTACCATCTATGTCAATGACGAGGCGCAAAAACTCGGCACTGTTATTGAGGTGAAAGAGGACTTTGACGCGTTTGAAGTTTCCATTCCGACGGCGAATATTGTGTTCACTGACCCTGATGCGATAAGCGCCACCGGCATCGAAGTGAAGATCAAGAGCAACAAGGGCGTTGTCACAGTTTCTGAAGTGGGCAAAATTGCCAACGATTACATATTCGATGTGACGTCTGTCGCTAACGCAAACGGAACGGACACCCTCTTCTTGTTTGCCGCCGAGGGCAAAGATACGGTCGGCGTGAACATAATTATCAAGGTCAGTGCGGTGGACGATCCTCCACTTGCCGTTGCAGACTCCTTCAAGGCTCTGCAGGGGGCGGAATTCAAGACGACTGCCAAGAATGGCGTTCTGGCTAACGACAAGAACCCCGACAATGCCAAGGATACTTTGAAGGCTGTGCTGGTTGAAAAGCCCAAGAACGGCAAACTTGAACTTAAGGAAGACGGCAGCTTTACCTACACCTCCGACGCCGACTTTACGGGTGAGGATTCCTTTACCTATAAGGCAGTCAATTCGAAGAAGGTGGAGTCCGAAGAAACGACGGTGACCATTACGGTCGGCGAGAACTTGGTTCCCAAGGTTCTTGTTGCCAAGGTCGATACGTCTACGACGGAAGATGCCACCAAGAGTATCAGCTTCCTCAAGGCCATTTACACAAGCTGGTTCAAGAGCCAGACTGACGGAACGCTGACGTATTCTGCCAAGAGCAATGATGGCAAAATGACTGTGACTGTAACGACGGCTTCTATTACCATTAAGCCGGTCAAGGATTCTTGTGGCAAGGCTGTGGTGACGGTGTATGCGACCGATGGCGACTACACTCCGGCTGAAATGCAGATCGTCGTGGATATTGCTCCGGTGAACGACAAGCCTGTGCTGCTCAAGACGGATACGCTCTATGTGAAGAACATAGAGAAGTGGTCCGTGAGTGTTGATATGAGTGATTATGTGAGCGATATTGATGACGACTCTTTAACCTATACGCCCAATATGACTCCGGCTTTGTCTAAAAAAGTTGAAGCGGCTATCAAGGGCGATTCCCTGACGTTCTCCTTTGTTGAAAAGGCTACGTATGAAGAAGGCGAGACTTTTGCAATTGGTGTTAAGTCGGCCGATGCTGCCGGCACCTATGTGACGGTGAACTTCTTTATTGTGCTGGGCAAGGAAAACGCCAAGGACGGCATTGCCCCGATGATTGCGCAGCCCAAGGCTACCTGGCAGAATGCCGTGATGCAGAGCCACGGCAGCGTGGCTCTCCTCGACATGCAGGGCCGCGTGATGTGGCAGGCTAAGCTCCCGGTCTCGGAAGCCGACGTGCGTAACGCGAGTGCCCAGGTGCAGGGTCGTAAGATCCTCCGCGTCAACAACCAGACCTGGACGATTAAGTGA
- a CDS encoding ATP-binding cassette domain-containing protein yields the protein MPILSAQNIMLRFGGPPLLDNVSFDIEPGDRICLVGRNGEGKSTLLKILTGEMESNSGEIVKKAGLRVSRMIQEIPAHIEGTVREIVMAGLSADGQHNTHAEAILGKTGIDADAFYDDLSGGQKRRVLFARAVAEDPDLLLLDEPTNHLDIPAIQWLEGIVTRLNCAVMFVSHDRAFVRRTATRIFELDRGRVRCWDFPYDKFVQFRDQALAEEEKANALFDKRLAEEEVWIRKGIQARRTRNEGRVRALIKMRQERAERRTRTGSVNMQITEAERSGRLVARLTDISYTYDGAPLISHFTTEVSRGDRIGIVGPNGSGKTTLLRLILGELKPNEGEVRLGSNLQIAYFDQMRTRLREDKSLVENIGDGQAYITLNGVKRHVLSYLQDFLFSAERARGPISALSGGERNRLLLACLFSHPSNVLVLDEPTNDLDMETLDLLAELLADYKGTVLTVSHDRAFLDTVATGIFAIEENGNVFEAVGGYSDYEANKKMRDKETARAEQAREEQTRAQVARTGGSSTETAAPKKKKRSYNEEREYNALPEKIDKLEAEIAGFQAELAKPEVYTNATRIVELQKEIADRETKLEKAYERFEILDALGG from the coding sequence ATGCCCATTCTCTCTGCGCAAAACATAATGCTCCGTTTTGGCGGGCCGCCCCTTTTAGACAACGTTTCGTTCGACATTGAGCCGGGCGACCGCATTTGCCTTGTGGGCCGCAACGGCGAGGGCAAAAGTACGCTCCTCAAGATTTTGACGGGCGAAATGGAGAGCAATTCGGGCGAGATTGTTAAAAAGGCGGGCCTCCGCGTGAGCCGCATGATCCAGGAAATCCCCGCGCACATCGAGGGGACTGTCCGCGAGATCGTGATGGCTGGACTCTCGGCGGACGGCCAGCACAATACCCATGCCGAGGCGATTCTGGGCAAGACGGGTATTGATGCCGACGCTTTTTACGACGATTTGAGTGGCGGGCAAAAGCGTCGCGTGCTGTTTGCACGGGCCGTCGCCGAGGATCCGGACCTGCTTTTGCTGGACGAACCCACGAACCACCTGGATATCCCGGCGATTCAATGGCTCGAGGGGATTGTGACCCGTTTGAATTGCGCCGTCATGTTCGTGAGTCACGACCGCGCCTTTGTACGACGTACCGCCACCCGCATTTTTGAACTGGACCGCGGACGCGTGCGTTGCTGGGACTTTCCGTATGACAAGTTCGTGCAGTTCCGCGATCAGGCCCTGGCCGAAGAGGAGAAGGCGAACGCGTTGTTCGACAAGCGCTTGGCCGAGGAGGAAGTGTGGATCCGCAAGGGAATCCAGGCGCGGCGCACCCGTAACGAGGGTCGCGTGCGTGCGCTCATCAAAATGCGGCAAGAACGGGCCGAGAGGCGCACGCGCACCGGATCGGTGAACATGCAGATTACCGAAGCCGAGCGATCCGGGCGCCTGGTGGCTCGCCTCACCGACATCTCGTACACTTACGACGGAGCGCCGCTCATTAGCCATTTTACGACCGAGGTCAGCCGCGGCGACCGCATTGGCATTGTGGGCCCTAACGGGAGCGGCAAGACCACGCTCCTCCGCCTCATTTTGGGCGAACTCAAGCCCAACGAGGGCGAAGTGCGCCTGGGGAGCAACCTGCAAATCGCCTACTTTGACCAGATGCGCACCCGGCTGCGCGAAGACAAAAGCCTCGTCGAGAACATTGGCGACGGCCAGGCCTACATTACGCTGAACGGCGTTAAACGCCATGTGTTAAGTTATCTGCAAGACTTCTTGTTTTCGGCCGAGCGTGCCCGCGGGCCCATTAGCGCCTTGAGCGGCGGCGAACGCAACCGTCTTTTGCTCGCTTGCTTGTTTAGCCACCCGAGCAACGTGCTGGTGCTGGACGAACCCACCAACGACCTCGACATGGAAACGCTCGATCTTTTGGCTGAGCTCCTTGCCGACTACAAGGGGACCGTGCTCACTGTAAGCCACGACCGCGCCTTTTTGGACACCGTGGCGACGGGAATTTTTGCCATCGAGGAAAACGGCAACGTGTTCGAGGCGGTGGGCGGTTACAGCGACTACGAGGCGAACAAGAAGATGCGCGACAAGGAGACCGCTCGCGCAGAGCAGGCCCGTGAGGAGCAAACCCGTGCTCAGGTTGCCCGTACCGGGGGGAGTTCCACCGAAACCGCGGCCCCCAAAAAGAAGAAGCGCAGCTACAACGAGGAGCGCGAATACAACGCTCTCCCCGAAAAAATCGACAAGCTGGAGGCCGAGATAGCGGGCTTCCAGGCGGAGCTCGCCAAGCCCGAGGTCTACACCAACGCCACCCGCATTGTGGAACTTCAAAAGGAAATCGCCGACCGCGAGACCAAGCTCGAGAAGGCATACGAGCGCTTTGAAATTTTGGACGCGCTGGGCGGCTAG
- a CDS encoding NADH-quinone oxidoreductase subunit A: MSNVEIFDTTFAMTILVIMAICIPAILLLANWFLHPGKIKQVLIKGSSYECGLAHVSGTANERYPVKYYMVAMLFLVFDLEVAFLYPWTVQFLTGGWELLFVLLGFLVILEAGYTYLYKKGVLDWTSIKD; encoded by the coding sequence ATGAGCAATGTTGAAATTTTCGACACCACTTTCGCCATGACCATCCTGGTTATAATGGCTATCTGCATTCCGGCCATCCTCCTCCTTGCCAACTGGTTCCTCCACCCGGGCAAAATTAAGCAGGTTTTGATCAAGGGATCGTCGTATGAGTGTGGCCTAGCTCACGTTTCTGGTACCGCCAACGAGCGTTATCCGGTCAAATATTACATGGTCGCCATGCTTTTTTTGGTGTTCGACCTCGAAGTGGCGTTCCTCTACCCGTGGACAGTCCAGTTCTTGACCGGCGGTTGGGAACTGCTCTTTGTGCTCCTCGGCTTCCTCGTGATTCTCGAAGCGGGCTACACCTACCTGTACAAGAAGGGCGTACTCGACTGGACGAGCATCAAGGACTAA
- a CDS encoding FISUMP domain-containing protein, translating to MKRIITLMGVLGVFSAFTACSSDTPSAAMEVNEFPTSVSSTAVPETTYVDPGDSTVIRDSVINNDTTIHKPVYISASSNVYDKPYMSSGEVFCWTEGCEANYPRSSSSTEQAPQSSSDVGGGAITIEVQKEDPAKVEGNKMTDVRDNKTYTVETVAGRLWMSENIKRESPTGSYCTTNGDDKDVCDLYGTFYTYAAASSYACPGGWRLPTVDEVQAAAAAKDTTWWTVGGRFKIEGDNASYGLEKEQGYIWVESNGEFNSWRIEDYTDKHTLQLQSGSASERAYNVRCIQKKEGEE from the coding sequence ATGAAACGAATCATTACATTAATGGGCGTTTTGGGTGTGTTTTCTGCCTTTACGGCCTGTTCTTCTGATACTCCGTCAGCAGCCATGGAAGTGAATGAATTTCCGACTAGCGTTTCCTCAACTGCTGTTCCAGAAACAACATACGTTGATCCGGGCGACTCCACCGTAATCAGGGATTCCGTAATCAATAACGATACGACCATCCACAAACCGGTCTATATCTCTGCCAGCTCGAACGTTTACGACAAGCCCTACATGAGTAGTGGCGAAGTATTCTGCTGGACCGAAGGCTGCGAGGCCAACTACCCCCGCAGTTCCTCCTCCACGGAACAAGCCCCCCAGTCCAGTTCCGACGTGGGCGGAGGCGCCATTACCATCGAGGTCCAAAAAGAAGACCCAGCCAAGGTCGAAGGCAACAAGATGACCGACGTCCGCGACAACAAGACGTACACTGTTGAAACCGTGGCCGGCCGTCTTTGGATGTCCGAGAACATCAAACGCGAATCGCCCACCGGTTCCTATTGCACCACGAACGGCGACGACAAGGATGTTTGCGACCTGTACGGCACGTTCTATACCTATGCCGCGGCGTCATCCTACGCCTGCCCCGGCGGCTGGAGACTCCCGACCGTCGACGAAGTCCAGGCTGCCGCCGCTGCCAAGGACACCACCTGGTGGACCGTTGGCGGGCGTTTCAAGATCGAAGGCGACAACGCCAGCTACGGCCTTGAAAAAGAGCAGGGCTACATTTGGGTCGAGAGCAACGGCGAGTTCAACTCCTGGCGCATCGAAGACTACACCGACAAGCACACGTTACAGCTCCAGAGCGGTTCCGCCAGCGAGCGCGCCTACAACGTCCGTTGCATTCAAAAGAAGGAAGGCGAAGAATAA